The genomic stretch ACGTTAATTACCTAGCTATAAGTAACATAAAATGGCTTTCTAAAAACTCCTGAAGAATGACGGACAACTCAGTGCTTTATTTTgcgaaataaaaacattgacgccacgttagctaagttagctaacaGTTACATGTTGCTAGATTGCtattctaggcgtttattctcTGATCCACGTtaacttaacgttagctagctagctagagtgACATTTGCAAGTTGTTCATCAACACTTACCCGTTAAAACGGTTTAACTAGcctaacgttagttagctagctatcaataCTAACTAAACAGGTTAACGTTACTTTTCCAGATAACTTGCAAATCACTCCCTCATTGACGTTATCACAACTACATGTTAGCTTGCTATATCATTTTTCACAAAAGTTACATAGCTTGGTTCAGTTTAACTTAGCTAAGTAACTAGCCTGCAGCTAGCCACCTGTAAAATAGCAGAAAATCTAGTTCTGTAAGGTTAAACTTACTCAGCGTTCGCTGTCAACGTCCTGGTTTGAAAATGACAGCACCAGCATTCGAGCTGCGTTAGGCTAAGTTAGCTAAATTATGTTGGAAGGCAAATACCAAAATACGTCACTTTATAATATGAATGTAGATAAAATAGCCGATTGGAATTGTTTCTGGATGAAGAATAGGTAGATATAGGTAGGTAAACATTGCTGCATAGATTGCATTGAATAGCCGACAATAAAACTAGTTAttaaaatatctttaaatatttaaaacttaCTTTCGTATGTGAGATATTTATTTCCCATGAACCCGTGTtcacattttaatcaaaaaAGCGCCAATTAACGTCATGCTTGATGTTATAACGTTACCTTCCCTATACAACTTCGCGGTTCCCTCCTGCAGTAGTTAACCTTCAAAGCTTTGCTGCCTCGCgccaaaaatgaatatttcccCGGTTACAACCGGTTAcaaccatagactgtagaaaaataacCCAATCATTTCCCTCCACTTTGGAATATTACATTAGACCACGCCCAAATAATTATAATGTCACCCATACCTCTTCAAATTCAAaagctttacattacattgaactCCTGAAGAACCCAAAATCAGAGCTGGCTGTGCTTTCAGCATTTCATGACTTTGGAATTATATGGTTCTATCTGCCTTCttagtggttttgagatattgagcttcaaagattccaaatgGAATGTGCTCCAAGCAGATGCAACCTTTTAAATTGTGCATTTTGTCATGCtttgaaactttttttgtgtaaaacctAACACATTAGTTCCCTAATGTATTTATAAcgcaaataacttttttttaatgtcagttagaacctgaTCATTCTAAGGTCTCGATTAATCGagtgccagacgactgctcttaagcCGTAATGGTGATATTACAGTATGATAGATAAGAATTAATCATCATGTAGTAGAAATTAAGTAACATATGTcttgttaacatgaattgtattattttgatgacaccaatattttttatgattgaatacaaatgttaattaaagcgaagttgtttttttttatcaatcagCATACCAAGAAATTGAGTACAATGTACTCTATATTTTGACTGCATAGTATTGCTAACTATCTACATATCTTGATCAGATAGATATGACAATTAAATTGAGCAAAGCAGAAGTAAAATATTTAGTTTAGAGGAAGGATTATTGGGATGAAGAAGTAAAGTCCAGACATCTTTACTAGATTGAGAAAAAATGTGGTACAAGTAAGAAAGAAGAAGTCATTATTACAACACTTAGACATAGATTATTAAACAAAACCTCAAGGGTAATTGGAAAACTGTAAATTGGTGACTATTGTCAGAAGGAGGAGCTTGTTGAACATGTCATTATAAACTTCAGAACATAccagagggagatggaggtaATGATGTCAGAGCTGAAATAAGTGGAAATTCTGGgaattcatttgaataatttttaaATCCATTAATACTATCGAACATGTCGAACTATTGTTATGGATTATTTAAGAAAAACTGGATTAAATAAGAGAAATGAAGGATAGTTATAGACATAGACAGTAGATGGCGGTAACACAATATTTGGAATTAACACAACGTAATAAGAAACAAAGAAGAAGTCGTCTATCGATGGTTGTTGGGGGAGGGAAATCGCAGTGCAGTGTGGGACAGCGACGGAGTTTGGCTAACGCGAACGACCGAGAAAATGGTGAGTGGGTAATGAAGAGAAACGATTCCAGATtaatatgtgtttatttgtttcacTTTACAAAAGACATGTCTTCATCAGTTCGCTATGAGAGGAAAGGTTTTCATATGAAAACATATTAGGAAATCGAGTGGGTGTTATGACAAGGAACGTTTCGAAGGAACCCCTTTGTTTTCTTAGCTACAAGCTTGCTTAGGATCTTAACCAAAGGAAGCTGTTTGTTATGGTGTGTCGTTATTGTGCATCCGTGCTGCAGACTGATCAGTGATGTACGGTACATAGCTAGATAGCTTGctactgtatttctttttttgttatacATTGTTAAATAGCTGTATTTAGTTATCAGACTTTGGGTGTAATTTCATCACCACGCCGATAGCTCGCAAAACATTTGCTAGCAAGTAATGTTAGatatgagtgtgagagaaaggggtaatagctatctatctatctatctatctatctatctatctaaacaTCCGATTTAACATTCGCTTGCTTGCGAGGTAGACAGCTACGATTCAACGTTAGGTTAACGAATCCAGCGCGTGTCCCGGTTGTAGTTCTTCAACGTGTTTCGGTCGAAGATTATGGGTAGCAGGTGACAGACTGAAACTTAGCGAAGTTTCCTTAGGTTACAGCTAAAGATACGTGACCATTGCAACCAACGTTACTGTAACCAGGTAACGCTAGCTGTTGGCTAACCAGCAAGATACACTTCTGGTTGCAGATGTAAATGTATAACACGTTATATGTTGTTCAGCTAGTTATGTTAATCAGTTGGAACTGGAAATTAAGGTGTAATCGTCTCCGCTGCTGATTTAATTCAGAATTTCATCAGTTGAGTTATTGGGATGGGAACGGCCAAGGCCTCAGTTCTAGACGGGGGCTTGCCGTTATgactttgtttgcttttttctttttgccccAGTCAACACATTGGTCAACATCCACTGGTCAACACCCTTGGATTCTTTTTCTGACAATGTCACAGGTTACTGGTTTTATGGGTTATGGTATTATTGGCTAGTTAGTGAAATTACTATCTATGTAATTGCtggttttttcatatttatattggAAGTAGGGCCACCAGTTTGCCCATGTGACCTGAAGGGTTTTAAacatgcagttatccagctaatttggTAATCCCGCATTGTGAAACAGGCCACGGGTCTTTCTTTCATTGAGTAGCTAATAATTGTAATCAAACTTGGACTTTCCTTCACCAAAACCGAGTAGTAATATACTACAGCCTGCAACCCTTCTATATTTAGTGCTGCGCTGAATACGTAAAATGCATCGCTTCCTGTGCGCCGCTTCAATTTCATGAGTGACACTATTCTAGTTCATAGGCTGAATACCTTTATTTGCTAATATGcaaaaaattatataatgacTCAAAAAGAACATGTATATTACACACATTATGCATTTTaagtcttgattgaagaccatgatcaGTTCATTCGTTTTCTTATTTAACTTTTTGTacaatttgcatttttaatgtgggCATTTCAAGCTGCTTTAAACCCTATCATGCCCAACATGCTGCAAAAATACTGCAGTGTGTCACCACGGCAGTAAGCAATCAAACTGAATTAACACAAAAGTGTTGCTTGTGAACATTGTTGGCAATCATCTTCTGTATTTATTCAATGGCAATTGCTTTATCAACTTAGATTACTGAGGTGGTGCAAATAGGATAATTGTTTGAGAAGTGGCTTGACAAAGAAACTATTACAGCCTCTGGCTGGAGAATGCTGAAGTACAATGTGAGAAACCAAGGGGAGGCAAACTGGTGGACCTTTTGATGAGTTATCAAGGGATTGGACCTATGGATCGGCTAGATGTGGTATATATATcctttaaaattaatttcatcGTAGCAGCATTAGCTTCGGGTTGGCTACTTACAGCGGCCGCACATTCCTAACCAAATAAGCtcaatatatattatatatcgtACAGTATATTAAAGTGACACAATTCTAATGTCagtaaaataatgtttgttttttcagaaaAGTATCAGGGGAAGCTGGATAATATGTGCATACTTTGTTCTTCCACGATTGAACTCTCAGTCCGGTTTGGTCACTCTGCGTTGCTTTAACTGTACATGCATTCTTCCCACTCAGGATGTGTTTCTCATGATTCGGCGCCACAAAACGACCATCTTTACTGATGCCAAGGAGTCTACCACTGTTTATGAGCTGAAGCGCATTGTGGAGGGGATCCTGAAAAGGGCACCAGAGGAGCAGAGACTCTTCAAGGTATATGCAGGTATCAGTCTACAGTTGTGCAGACTAGTGGAAGGAAAGGGGTGTGACCTGGCTTTATAAGTGTGTCTAatcaatgtacagtacatgatgTGATTAAAGTCTACCTGTACTAGCTGAATGGGATCCGCAGTCCTGTGTTGTGTCCTTTTCTGAAAAGCACAAGGAAAAGCAGCAGTGAATATGGGGATACAAATATGTCCAATAAAATTCTCTGTGACacaatgaattaattcattgcTTATGTgctttaattttcttttcaggATGATCAGTTGTTAGAGGACAGTAAAACTCTTGGGGACTGTGGGTTCACTAATCAGACTGCAAGACCTCAGGCCCCAGCCACTGTAGGGCTAGCTTTTCGCATCAATGGTGAGTATACTTATCTgtttggtaaatgtattctttgtGCAGGCAGTAGATATGTCTAACAGGATGATTATGGTTATTTCCGTTCTACTGCCTGTACATATCCCTATGAAGAAATTCTTGTGTCTTCTTAATTATAACTGTTCGCTGCTGCTACTTCAAATCACGTTCAGGAAAGGAAGAGTTGTTACTCGAAATTCGAGGGTGTAAGAcaagttcagctctttattcgtGGTTCCAGGTAATCTATACGTTCTGCTGAGCTTTCTCCAATCTTACACAATCCTTACTGGGAATGACACAGTTTATATGCAGTATCTGAACAAATGGAAACTAGCTGAAAGGAAGTGATTCATCCTTTGTGACAAAACAAtcctttagatatgataatttccattgacaggtttcctggttaggccaAAGACAAATGGTTATTggcacctagacctcaaatcaaggCATTTCAAAGGAAATTTAAATAGACTGGGGAAAACAGGGTGACTGTGAAAACACCAAAATCTACCCCGAGCTCATTATTTGTTataatcaagttttttttttttctaatctacaaACTAAGAAAATATCTTTCCACATACGATAGGGGTGTGCAAAGATGTCACTATTTGTATCCATGTATTCGGCTAGAAAATGGGAAGTGGACTTTACTTAAACACAAAGTTCTGTAAGCGTGGGAACTCTAGTTCTCTAGCCTAATGTGCAATGTCATTGTAGTTCTGCTTTCTCAGCATCAATCATTAATCATGAAGTataataacattatttatttcgcATCCTTTTTGTGTTTGGTTAAGTGAGTAAACTGAATAGATCTGGAGCATGTGGAAACGGTGACtggattcatttatttttatttttattttattttattttattttttttgtgacacTGCCAGTCAAATTCAAgtacatctttt from Conger conger chromosome 2, fConCon1.1, whole genome shotgun sequence encodes the following:
- the LOC133121564 gene encoding elongin-B is translated as MDVFLMIRRHKTTIFTDAKESTTVYELKRIVEGILKRAPEEQRLFKDDQLLEDSKTLGDCGFTNQTARPQAPATVGLAFRINDEVFEQLRVEPFSSPPELPDVMKPQDSGSTANEQAVQ